The sequence below is a genomic window from Candidatus Methylomirabilota bacterium.
GGCGGCGCCGTATATTCTCCGGCCATCACGGACTTCGTCTTCATGGTCAAGCATTCCTCGTACATGTTCGTGACGGGCCCCGACGTCATCAAGGCCGTCACCCACGAGGAGGTCTCCTTCGAAGAGCTGGGGGGCGCCTCGACCCACGGGACGACGTCCGGGGTCGCCCACTTCGCGGCGGAAGGCGAAGACGAGTGTCTGGCCCTCATCCGCGAGCTCATGACCTTTTTGCCGCAGAACAATACCGAAGACCCCCCCGTCCGGCCGACCACCGATCCGGCCGACCGCGCGGACGAGGATTTGCAGACGGTGGTGCCCGACCTGCCGAACCGGCCCTATGACATCAAGGCCATCGTTCGTCCCGTGCTCGACGAGCGCTATTTCTTCGAGGTGCAGGGGGACTACGCGCCCAATATCGTCATCGGGTTCGGGCGACTGAATGGCCGGCCCGTGGGGATCGTGGCCAACCAGCCCGCGCACCTGGCCGGCTGCCTCGACATCAGTGCCTCGCTCAAGGCCGCGCGCTTCGTGCGCTTCTGCGACTGCTTCAATATCCCCCTCGTGACCTTCGTGGACGTCCCGGGCTTCCTGCCGGGAACCGCGCAGGAGTTCGGCGGCATCATCAAGCACGGGGCCAAGCTGCTGTATGCCTACTGCGAGGCGACGGTGCCCAAGCTCACCGTGATCACGCGCAAGGCCTATGGCGGCGCCTATGATGTCATGTCCTCCAAGCACATCCGGGGCGATGTCAACCTGGCCTATCCCACGGCGGAGATCGCGGTCATGGGGCCGGACGGCGCCGTGAACATCCTGTACCGGCGCGAGATGGACGCGGCCCCGGACGCGGCCTCATTCAAGGAGGAAAAGACCCGCGAGTACCGCGAG
It includes:
- a CDS encoding acyl-CoA carboxylase subunit beta, with amino-acid sequence MSLQDRFEELHRRNEAAELGGGVERIERQHKAGKKTARERLELLLDKGSFGEVDRLVVHQSQDFGMEAQRIPGDGVVTGSGRIHGRPVFVFAQDFTVFGGSLSEAYARKICKIMDLAMKAGVPVIGLNDSGGARIQEGVVSLAGYADIFLRNTLASGVVPQISAVMGPCAGGAVYSPAITDFVFMVKHSSYMFVTGPDVIKAVTHEEVSFEELGGASTHGTTSGVAHFAAEGEDECLALIRELMTFLPQNNTEDPPVRPTTDPADRADEDLQTVVPDLPNRPYDIKAIVRPVLDERYFFEVQGDYAPNIVIGFGRLNGRPVGIVANQPAHLAGCLDISASLKAARFVRFCDCFNIPLVTFVDVPGFLPGTAQEFGGIIKHGAKLLYAYCEATVPKLTVITRKAYGGAYDVMSSKHIRGDVNLAYPTAEIAVMGPDGAVNILYRREMDAAPDAASFKEEKTREYREKFANPYVAAERGYVDEVIEPRDTRRRLIQALEVLHTKRDANPPRKHGNIPL